The Candidatus Zymogenaceae bacterium genome has a window encoding:
- a CDS encoding aspartate 1-decarboxylase, with product MLRSICKSKIHRATVTEANIDYEGSITIDRTLMDAADLIPYEEVWVYNITNGNRLQTYVIEGDADSGVICLNGAAARLMHEGDEVIIVGFAWMEDEAARKHVPRHVLVDENNRIVRDLVGTERTAGKRLTAVT from the coding sequence ATGTTAAGATCAATCTGCAAATCGAAGATCCATCGGGCCACCGTAACGGAGGCGAACATCGACTACGAGGGGAGCATCACCATCGATCGCACCCTCATGGACGCCGCAGACCTGATACCCTACGAGGAGGTCTGGGTGTATAACATCACCAACGGCAACCGGCTTCAGACCTACGTGATCGAGGGCGATGCCGACTCCGGGGTGATCTGCCTCAACGGCGCCGCCGCACGGCTGATGCACGAGGGCGACGAGGTGATCATCGTGGGTTTCGCCTGGATGGAGGACGAGGCCGCCAGAAAGCACGTCCCCCGTCACGTCCTGGTGGATGAAAACAACCGGATCGTCCGGGACCTCGTCGGCACGGAGAGGACCGCGGGAAAGAGACTGACGGCGGTCACGTAA
- a CDS encoding pantoate--beta-alanine ligase, which produces MEIVEKIKDMQAYSQDLRVEGKVIALVPTMGFLHDGHASLMKEGRRRGDVLVSSVFVNPTQFGPNEDYERYPRDMDRDLKIMEEIGVNVVFAPKVEEMYPDPYHTYVTVEGVSENLCGRNRPDHFRGVASVCAKLFNCVLPHIAIFGRKDFQQLKVIERMVKDLNMDVGIIGMPIIREADGLAMSSRNQYLKAKERKAALCLYKAILATREQFENGERRVGALTDKAVGMIMNEELTRIEYVKIVDPETIQDQVGVVWDKGLLAMAVHIGNTRLIDNTVLGEEFEKC; this is translated from the coding sequence ATGGAAATTGTCGAAAAGATCAAGGATATGCAGGCGTATTCCCAGGATTTGCGGGTCGAGGGAAAAGTTATCGCCCTCGTCCCGACGATGGGATTCCTGCACGACGGACACGCATCCCTCATGAAAGAGGGGCGGCGCCGGGGCGACGTGCTGGTGTCGTCGGTTTTCGTCAACCCCACCCAATTCGGGCCCAACGAGGACTACGAGCGGTATCCCAGGGACATGGATCGGGACCTGAAGATTATGGAGGAGATCGGCGTGAACGTGGTCTTTGCGCCCAAGGTGGAGGAGATGTATCCGGATCCCTACCATACCTACGTGACCGTGGAGGGCGTATCCGAGAACCTGTGCGGCCGAAACCGGCCTGATCATTTCAGGGGTGTGGCCTCCGTCTGTGCGAAGCTCTTCAACTGTGTTCTTCCCCACATCGCCATCTTCGGTCGCAAGGACTTCCAGCAGCTCAAGGTCATCGAGCGAATGGTGAAGGATTTAAACATGGACGTGGGGATCATCGGGATGCCCATCATCCGTGAGGCCGACGGTCTGGCGATGAGCTCCCGGAACCAGTACCTGAAGGCCAAGGAGCGAAAGGCGGCTCTGTGTCTCTACAAGGCGATTCTGGCAACCCGGGAGCAGTTCGAGAACGGCGAGCGGCGGGTGGGCGCCCTGACCGACAAGGCCGTGGGCATGATCATGAACGAGGAGCTTACCCGCATCGAATACGTTAAGATAGTCGATCCCGAAACCATCCAGGACCAGGTGGGCGTGGTGTGGGACAAGGGACTTCTGGCGATGGCGGTGCACATCGGAAATACGAGACTCATCGACAATACCGTGCTGGGTGAGGAATTTGAAAAATGTTAA
- the panB gene encoding 3-methyl-2-oxobutanoate hydroxymethyltransferase: protein MSDAKVTILTLGEMKEKGEKITMITAYDYPFARIFSEAGIDVILVGDSAANVCAGHDSTLPITMDEMIYHTRSVSRAKPRALVVGDMPFMSYHVSVEETVKNAGRFIKEGYAEAVKLEGGVNVKDRIEAITSMDIPVMAHIGLTPQSVHRMGGFKVQGRDDVSRKKLLDDAKAVEDAGAFSLVLEAIPPGLAEEITKSVSIPTIGIGAGLQCDGQVLVMHDILGLTFGKRPRFVKEYANLQEPARKAVEAYISEVKDGTFPSEEYWYK, encoded by the coding sequence ATGAGCGATGCGAAAGTGACGATCCTGACTTTGGGGGAGATGAAGGAGAAGGGCGAAAAAATCACCATGATTACCGCCTATGACTACCCCTTCGCCCGGATTTTTTCAGAAGCGGGAATCGATGTCATCCTTGTGGGAGACAGCGCCGCCAACGTATGCGCCGGGCACGACTCGACGCTGCCCATCACCATGGACGAGATGATCTACCACACCCGGTCTGTGAGTAGAGCGAAGCCGCGGGCGCTGGTGGTGGGGGATATGCCCTTTATGAGTTATCATGTTTCGGTCGAGGAGACCGTGAAGAACGCCGGACGCTTCATCAAGGAGGGATACGCCGAGGCGGTGAAGCTTGAGGGAGGGGTGAACGTCAAAGACCGCATTGAGGCCATTACCTCGATGGATATCCCTGTGATGGCGCACATCGGCCTGACGCCCCAGTCGGTGCACCGCATGGGGGGCTTCAAGGTGCAGGGGCGTGACGACGTGAGCAGGAAGAAGCTTTTGGACGACGCGAAGGCGGTGGAGGACGCCGGGGCCTTTTCCCTGGTGCTGGAGGCGATTCCGCCGGGACTGGCCGAGGAGATCACGAAGTCGGTTTCCATCCCCACCATCGGCATCGGCGCGGGGCTCCAATGCGACGGCCAGGTGCTGGTCATGCACGACATCCTGGGCCTGACCTTCGGCAAGCGGCCCCGGTTCGTCAAGGAGTATGCAAACCTCCAGGAGCCGGCACGCAAGGCGGTGGAGGCCTATATCTCCGAGGTGAAGGACGGAACCTTCCCCTCCGAGGAGTACTGGTATAAGTAA
- a CDS encoding deoxynucleoside kinase: protein MHKARYIVIEGPIGVGKTSLATLLAKEFNARTLFENVDDNPFLPEFYRDRERNAFKTQLFFLLSRYQQQLDLGQADLFQRTTVSDYLFAKDRIFAQLTLDEHELMLYDTVFGVLDPRIPRPDLVIYLQAEVEVLQRRIRARDISYEKSLDAQYLVDLISLYNEFFFHYAETPLLVINTTEIDFVSNREDLAQLIREIREFKSGTQYFVPLGSGPS from the coding sequence ATGCATAAGGCCAGATATATCGTTATTGAAGGCCCCATTGGTGTGGGCAAGACCTCCCTGGCGACCCTGCTGGCGAAAGAATTTAACGCCAGGACGCTCTTTGAGAATGTAGATGACAACCCGTTTCTCCCCGAATTCTACCGGGATCGAGAGAGGAACGCCTTCAAGACCCAGCTGTTCTTTCTCCTGTCGAGATATCAGCAGCAGCTTGACCTGGGACAGGCGGACCTCTTTCAGAGGACCACCGTCAGCGACTACCTGTTTGCCAAGGACCGCATCTTTGCCCAACTGACCCTGGATGAACACGAGCTGATGCTCTATGACACGGTCTTCGGCGTGCTCGATCCGCGCATTCCCCGGCCGGACCTGGTTATTTACCTCCAGGCCGAGGTCGAGGTGCTGCAGAGAAGGATCAGGGCCAGGGATATCTCCTATGAAAAGTCCCTGGACGCCCAGTATCTGGTAGATCTGATATCTCTGTATAATGAGTTTTTCTTTCATTATGCCGAGACCCCGCTGTTGGTGATCAATACCACGGAGATCGATTTCGTATCCAACCGGGAGGACCTTGCGCAGCTTATCAGGGAGATTCGGGAGTTTAAATCGGGTACCCAGTACTTCGTACCGCTTGGATCCGGGCCGTCTTAA